From Prosthecobacter fusiformis, one genomic window encodes:
- a CDS encoding S8 family peptidase has protein sequence MNSWFKGILIFSVVVCLLSFGTLAWLAVKTTDVPEQSAKKSQAWDWVFQPTQVGQDAVTAALDQAAAEAARSVDELAERLQKLNSAPGVKANELLLTFKSPEALRAFKERAAALGLKVLHDDERLLTARVGYTDPAAMARELRQNAADLDNIGLNYLAWVPGLPDLSQVDTANAGGTVPFGDSGLNAIGAARDRRAWGTGTTVAVLDTGVTDHAMLDNSKITHIDLVNDGEAPNGHGTAMTSLIAGVDAQEGGVAPASQILDIRVADTNGESNTALVAEGIMRAVDEGALVINISLGTTGDSAMLRKAIDYAQDRGVIVVAAAGNEQQTALAYPAGYEGVISVAAVDAYGNQAIFSNSGESLTIAAPGVGIVSAYADNRMVISSGTSQATALTSGVVSAMLGFGYSAESVTAALISNAKTTGAPKSQVGAGIVQIPQR, from the coding sequence ATGAATTCCTGGTTTAAAGGCATCCTTATTTTCAGTGTTGTGGTCTGCCTGCTCTCCTTTGGCACGCTGGCCTGGCTGGCCGTGAAGACGACAGATGTGCCGGAACAGTCGGCTAAAAAATCACAGGCCTGGGATTGGGTATTTCAGCCGACTCAAGTTGGGCAGGATGCCGTCACTGCCGCTTTGGATCAAGCTGCTGCCGAGGCGGCCCGGTCCGTGGATGAATTGGCTGAGCGTCTTCAAAAGCTCAATTCAGCCCCAGGCGTGAAAGCGAATGAACTGCTGCTCACCTTCAAATCCCCTGAAGCGCTGAGGGCTTTCAAAGAGCGGGCGGCAGCTTTAGGATTGAAGGTTCTTCATGATGATGAGCGACTGCTTACGGCCAGAGTCGGCTACACTGATCCCGCCGCGATGGCGCGGGAACTGCGGCAAAATGCTGCCGATTTGGACAACATCGGCCTCAATTATCTGGCCTGGGTGCCTGGTCTGCCAGATCTCAGCCAAGTAGATACGGCAAACGCCGGGGGCACTGTTCCTTTTGGCGACAGCGGTCTGAACGCGATCGGGGCCGCCAGAGACCGTCGTGCCTGGGGAACCGGAACAACGGTGGCGGTGCTTGATACAGGTGTGACTGACCACGCCATGCTGGACAATTCTAAGATCACGCACATTGATCTGGTCAACGATGGTGAGGCACCGAATGGGCATGGAACGGCTATGACCTCACTCATTGCAGGGGTGGATGCACAGGAGGGAGGCGTTGCGCCTGCCTCGCAAATTCTCGATATTCGTGTGGCCGATACCAATGGGGAAAGCAACACGGCCTTGGTGGCCGAAGGCATCATGCGAGCGGTGGATGAAGGGGCGTTGGTGATCAATATCAGCCTTGGTACCACAGGGGATTCTGCGATGCTGCGCAAAGCGATTGATTATGCCCAGGACCGTGGAGTGATCGTCGTGGCAGCGGCCGGAAACGAACAGCAGACAGCTCTGGCATATCCCGCCGGGTATGAAGGGGTCATTAGTGTGGCTGCAGTGGATGCTTATGGCAACCAGGCCATCTTTTCCAACTCCGGAGAAAGCCTGACCATTGCCGCACCAGGTGTCGGCATTGTTTCCGCCTATGCGGATAACCGAATGGTCATCAGCAGTGGTACTTCCCAAGCGACGGCCCTCACCTCAGGGGTTGTTTCAGCGATGCTCGGTTTTGGTTATTCGGCAGAGAGTGTTACTGCGGCATTGATCAGCAATGCCAAGACCACCGGTGCTCCTAAGTCGCAGGTTGGCGCTGGTATTGTGCAGATCCCTCAGCGTTAA
- the lnt gene encoding apolipoprotein N-acyltransferase, producing MRFLNRLPRFLLPLISGGILTLAFPGANFELAAWLWLFPLLFLLWPIKSNERAKTSSLFLSGWLAGAAFWIPNLAWLRHSSRVIAGARDDAWIGWESELLGAAAVVGLALYCALYFGAWAWIVGRFAKPDFERLSKSRWQESTWVSLRSAFIAGAAWVGLEWVRSFLLFSGFGWNGLGVALHQNDVLIQITDVVGVMGLSFLPVFVACTAWNAIGRMICSYGHAERCRSRLDFTFALIVVLAVAGYGMQKLAGKRTEETMTVRTVLVQPNVAQVDAWSGELGPQVYQRLSTFTRLYAEARDGTTHTDLVIWPESALPVHLHGLPDHKPYFDELLALGDYSLLTGTELHEEGRQGHVSAVLFRDNYENRQEYNKIHLVAFGEYLPYRNIPPFSFLKGVLPGDFAPGTKAEPLLLEKPQVQLIPLICFEDTVGRLARRFVRPAPQMLVNITNDGWFLESTETEVHLANAKFRAIELHRPMVRAANTGISCFINAYGQITSRLSDPETGNTFIEGCLPGEVQVPKAGKLTFYAQWGDVFSIAMLLITGVVIAMSLLKKRQPV from the coding sequence ATGCGTTTCCTTAACCGCCTCCCTCGTTTTCTCCTGCCGCTGATCAGTGGCGGAATTTTGACCCTGGCTTTTCCTGGGGCTAATTTTGAACTGGCCGCATGGCTGTGGCTTTTTCCCCTGCTGTTTTTGCTATGGCCCATCAAAAGCAATGAGAGGGCAAAGACCTCCTCACTTTTCCTCTCCGGCTGGCTGGCCGGGGCCGCCTTTTGGATTCCAAATCTGGCTTGGCTACGGCATTCATCACGGGTTATCGCCGGGGCACGCGATGATGCCTGGATAGGCTGGGAATCGGAGCTTCTCGGCGCAGCGGCCGTCGTTGGACTGGCTCTTTATTGCGCTCTCTATTTCGGTGCTTGGGCGTGGATCGTCGGTCGGTTTGCCAAGCCTGATTTCGAGAGACTGTCCAAGTCCCGCTGGCAGGAAAGCACCTGGGTTTCGCTGCGTTCCGCCTTTATCGCGGGTGCAGCCTGGGTAGGACTGGAATGGGTACGAAGCTTTTTGTTATTCTCCGGCTTCGGCTGGAACGGTCTCGGTGTAGCATTGCACCAGAATGATGTCCTGATTCAGATCACCGACGTCGTGGGGGTCATGGGACTGTCCTTCCTGCCGGTCTTTGTCGCCTGCACGGCTTGGAATGCGATTGGGCGAATGATCTGCTCCTACGGCCATGCCGAGCGCTGTCGGTCTCGTTTGGACTTCACCTTTGCATTGATCGTAGTTCTCGCGGTAGCGGGATACGGCATGCAAAAACTGGCGGGTAAACGAACCGAAGAGACCATGACCGTTCGCACCGTTCTGGTGCAGCCGAATGTGGCCCAAGTCGATGCCTGGTCAGGTGAGTTAGGCCCGCAAGTCTATCAGCGGTTGAGTACCTTTACCCGACTTTACGCTGAAGCCCGCGATGGGACCACCCATACCGACTTGGTCATCTGGCCAGAGAGTGCACTGCCCGTTCATCTTCATGGCTTGCCGGATCATAAGCCTTATTTTGATGAGTTACTGGCACTGGGAGATTACAGCCTTTTAACAGGAACTGAGTTGCATGAAGAAGGGCGTCAAGGCCATGTTTCGGCCGTTCTATTTCGGGACAACTATGAAAACCGCCAGGAGTATAACAAGATCCATCTTGTAGCTTTCGGCGAGTATCTCCCATACCGGAATATCCCGCCTTTCTCGTTTCTGAAGGGCGTTCTGCCGGGAGATTTTGCGCCAGGCACCAAGGCCGAGCCCCTTCTTTTGGAGAAGCCGCAGGTGCAGTTGATCCCCTTGATCTGCTTTGAAGATACAGTGGGACGTCTGGCCAGGAGATTTGTCCGACCGGCTCCGCAGATGCTGGTGAACATTACCAATGACGGCTGGTTTCTCGAGAGTACCGAGACAGAAGTGCATCTGGCTAACGCCAAGTTTCGCGCCATAGAATTGCATCGTCCCATGGTCCGGGCTGCCAATACAGGCATCTCTTGTTTCATCAATGCCTATGGTCAGATCACTTCACGACTTTCGGACCCAGAGACGGGGAATACCTTCATCGAAGGCTGCCTGCCAGGGGAGGTGCAAGTCCCGAAGGCTGGGAAACTCACATTTTATGCCCAGTGGGGAGATGTCTTTTCCATAGCGATGCTTCTCATCACTGGGGTTGTTATCGCCATGTCCCTCCTCAAAAAACGGCAGCCCGTTTAA
- a CDS encoding SDR family NAD(P)-dependent oxidoreductase produces MNLKLENQLALVTASSGGIGKEIATSLAREGATVIINGRSLEAVESAMTDILKQVPDAKLEALAADNGTAEAAVQTVLQYPKLDILVNNLGIYEAVGFFDETDEDWQRLFEVNIMSGVRLARHYLKQMIAQNTGRIIFISSESAVSPSPEMAHYAATKTMQLSISRSLAELTKGTAVTVNTIMPGSTKTEGVTKFVKDIFPDETQENAERRFMQENRPTSLIERLIKPQEIADFVTFVSSPLASAINGAALRVDGGLVRSVF; encoded by the coding sequence ATGAATCTTAAACTTGAAAATCAACTCGCTCTCGTGACTGCCTCCAGTGGTGGCATTGGCAAAGAGATCGCCACCTCATTAGCTCGTGAAGGAGCTACGGTGATCATCAATGGCCGCAGCCTTGAGGCCGTGGAGTCCGCGATGACGGACATCCTCAAGCAAGTGCCTGATGCAAAATTGGAGGCTCTGGCTGCAGACAACGGGACGGCTGAAGCTGCGGTGCAAACGGTGCTCCAATATCCGAAACTGGACATCCTAGTGAACAACCTCGGCATCTATGAAGCCGTGGGCTTTTTTGATGAGACCGATGAAGACTGGCAGCGACTGTTTGAGGTGAACATCATGAGCGGTGTGCGTCTGGCACGCCATTACCTGAAACAAATGATCGCCCAGAACACTGGGCGCATCATTTTTATCTCCAGCGAATCAGCCGTGAGCCCGTCGCCCGAAATGGCCCACTATGCGGCCACCAAGACCATGCAGCTTTCCATTTCCCGCAGCTTGGCTGAACTGACCAAAGGCACTGCGGTCACCGTCAATACCATCATGCCGGGCTCTACCAAAACAGAAGGAGTAACCAAGTTTGTGAAGGACATCTTTCCCGATGAAACGCAGGAGAATGCGGAACGCCGCTTCATGCAGGAAAACCGTCCCACATCATTGATCGAGCGCCTCATTAAGCCGCAGGAAATTGCGGACTTTGTCACCTTCGTCAGCAGCCCGTTGGCTTCGGCCATCAATGGTGCTGCTTTGCGTGTGGATGGTGGCCTGGTCAGGAGCGTCTTTTAA
- a CDS encoding MgtC/SapB family protein, with amino-acid sequence MTPHDLLAPQQLAISLGLGLLLGLERERSESSIAGIRTFPFISLLGTVCAQVADLSSPWIIAAGLLAVTAIVITANYTKIKNGERDAGTTTEFAAVLLYGVGALIVVGSIEASLVVGGVMVILLHLKGPMHRMVNAMGDHDVRAIMQFVLISLIILPVLPNGDFGPYGVWNPFKIWLLVVFIVGISLSGYVLYKIFGARAGAILGGVIGGLVSSTATTVSFARRCASDPALAPLGVLVIMIASCISLVRVLVEVAVVAPGILQAVAAPLGILLGWCLVISVGLYFLSRKSVVEMSEQKNPAEFKSAIFFGLLFALVLWGVAEAKERYGEAGMYVISVISGLTDMDAITLSTAGMAASGNISTRVAWHSIVVAAMANFAFKLAAVAILGSAALIWRTAISFGLAVAGGGLLLLLWPW; translated from the coding sequence ATGACACCGCATGACCTTTTAGCCCCGCAACAATTGGCCATTTCTCTGGGTTTAGGGTTGTTGCTGGGATTGGAGCGTGAGCGATCAGAAAGCTCCATTGCTGGCATCCGGACGTTTCCATTTATCTCACTACTGGGAACAGTCTGTGCGCAGGTGGCCGATCTCTCTTCACCCTGGATCATTGCAGCCGGACTGCTGGCCGTCACGGCGATCGTCATCACCGCCAATTACACCAAAATCAAAAATGGCGAACGTGATGCAGGAACAACCACCGAATTTGCCGCCGTGCTGTTGTATGGGGTAGGGGCGTTGATCGTCGTGGGCAGTATCGAGGCTTCACTGGTGGTGGGAGGGGTGATGGTCATTTTGCTGCATTTAAAGGGGCCGATGCATCGCATGGTCAATGCCATGGGGGATCATGACGTCCGCGCCATCATGCAGTTTGTGCTCATTTCCCTCATCATCCTGCCCGTGCTGCCGAATGGGGACTTCGGGCCTTACGGGGTGTGGAATCCATTTAAAATCTGGCTCTTGGTCGTGTTCATTGTCGGTATCAGCCTCAGCGGATATGTCCTGTACAAAATCTTCGGCGCACGTGCTGGGGCTATCCTCGGTGGGGTCATCGGCGGTCTTGTCTCCAGCACGGCCACCACCGTCAGTTTCGCACGCCGTTGTGCCAGTGATCCCGCCCTGGCACCGTTGGGTGTCCTGGTCATCATGATAGCTTCGTGCATCTCACTGGTGCGTGTTTTGGTGGAGGTCGCCGTGGTGGCTCCGGGCATCCTTCAGGCAGTTGCGGCTCCTTTGGGCATCCTTCTGGGTTGGTGCCTAGTTATATCAGTGGGCCTGTATTTTTTAAGCCGCAAGAGTGTCGTTGAGATGTCAGAGCAAAAGAATCCGGCTGAATTTAAATCAGCCATCTTTTTTGGTCTTCTGTTCGCTTTAGTCCTGTGGGGAGTGGCGGAGGCAAAGGAGCGTTATGGGGAGGCTGGAATGTATGTCATCAGCGTCATTTCCGGGCTCACAGACATGGATGCCATCACGCTTTCCACTGCCGGTATGGCGGCATCAGGAAACATTAGTACACGGGTGGCATGGCACTCCATCGTCGTGGCAGCCATGGCCAATTTTGCCTTTAAACTGGCTGCTGTCGCCATCCTGGGCTCTGCTGCGTTGATCTGGCGTACCGCGATCTCCTTTGGTCTGGCGGTGGCCGGGGGCGGTCTGTTACTGCTTTTGTGGCCGTGGTAA
- a CDS encoding SAM-dependent methyltransferase: MTNAEVPTSQPQSHSWLVRIPEIFEGVAGEVLERFGATSTTRLGQDYYLIKTPKPSAIHESESAKFARWNLPLDHSWPCNPQKMEGFIEKAAQTLLKKFGDRQPQGLFIGQLNPTSPDKYYKGLASNLRGRALQLFPKLDANTVEEQAPEKPTLFCLVGKEGLFCGMQSPRLSNGLYAGGSKYIDQDSPDIISRAGAKIAEALHYLLLHRPPLVKGSHWVELGACPGGMTSELLAREQRVTAIDRAPLDRRLDNRPGLKFVHADVATFTPQAGTVYDAVLSDLNGPPYESMDHVIRLSRFLKPRGLVVFTLKIPRIESVDEPCELFRKTVKTATKAGLRLFAQTHLTYNRHEFTLFFEKVS; encoded by the coding sequence ATGACAAATGCCGAAGTGCCAACCTCCCAACCCCAGTCCCACTCCTGGCTGGTGCGCATTCCTGAGATCTTTGAAGGCGTGGCTGGAGAAGTCTTGGAGCGGTTTGGAGCGACATCGACAACACGTCTGGGCCAGGATTACTACCTCATCAAAACGCCCAAGCCTTCGGCCATCCATGAGTCTGAATCTGCCAAATTTGCGCGGTGGAATCTGCCCCTAGATCACAGTTGGCCCTGCAATCCCCAAAAGATGGAGGGATTCATTGAGAAAGCTGCGCAGACCCTGCTGAAGAAATTTGGTGACCGGCAGCCCCAGGGACTGTTCATCGGACAGCTCAATCCCACCTCTCCAGACAAGTATTACAAAGGCCTGGCCTCCAATCTCCGCGGCCGGGCTTTGCAGTTATTCCCCAAACTGGACGCCAACACCGTGGAGGAGCAGGCTCCTGAAAAGCCCACCTTGTTTTGTCTAGTGGGCAAAGAAGGGCTCTTCTGTGGCATGCAGAGTCCGCGCTTATCCAATGGTCTTTATGCCGGAGGCAGCAAATACATCGACCAGGATTCACCGGATATCATCAGTCGTGCCGGGGCTAAAATTGCCGAAGCGCTGCACTATCTGCTGCTGCACCGACCGCCCCTGGTTAAGGGCAGTCATTGGGTGGAGCTTGGGGCCTGCCCCGGTGGGATGACATCGGAATTGCTAGCAAGAGAGCAGCGCGTCACGGCCATTGATCGGGCACCGCTGGACCGTCGGTTGGACAACCGGCCGGGATTAAAATTTGTGCATGCCGATGTGGCCACCTTTACCCCACAGGCTGGCACCGTATATGATGCTGTTCTTTCAGATCTCAACGGCCCACCATATGAATCCATGGATCATGTCATCCGCCTGTCTAGGTTCCTGAAACCTAGAGGGCTGGTTGTTTTCACCCTTAAAATTCCGCGGATTGAGAGCGTGGACGAGCCCTGTGAGCTTTTCCGCAAAACGGTGAAGACCGCAACCAAAGCGGGCCTTCGTCTCTTCGCCCAGACCCATCTGACGTATAACCGGCACGAGTTCACCCTGTTTTTCGAGAAGGTATCTTGA
- a CDS encoding glycosyltransferase family 4 protein translates to MLPQVVFVQNSVHLAGAQKSLSRLLSAPGMKPHDPVLLAGQEGWLTQHCSAHAVRWLRLPFPASRSLAGRLWGNWLFAKQAAKSLRTLLEKDRPLIVHTNDHPDSLLGLALARELAAVPLLTLRTPGMSQRDFEKYRCGDHSHIIAVGDELFHKVHPWISGQRPLTLVHNGVTAEEILPPLDWPAGEKLARVLVLGSIIPRKGWQDLVEALLILESNLPAGPLPEIHFLGDLLGQDAAATLDTARLKRFAVSFLGVDENYRERLRQYALAVHPSRSESFGMAALECVAAGVPLLAATSGVIPEFIPNETFLFPPQQSAVLAEKLALLLQLDPPVIASQFTFSEAQRTIQDRFATPGTVRKLHQIYTGLKPAHA, encoded by the coding sequence ATGCTGCCCCAAGTTGTCTTTGTCCAAAACTCCGTTCACCTGGCCGGGGCTCAAAAGTCCCTGTCCCGGCTGCTGAGTGCACCCGGGATGAAGCCGCATGATCCGGTGTTGCTGGCGGGTCAGGAGGGCTGGCTCACCCAGCATTGCAGCGCCCATGCCGTTCGCTGGTTGCGCCTGCCTTTTCCTGCTTCTCGCAGTCTTGCCGGGCGTCTATGGGGAAACTGGCTTTTTGCGAAACAGGCCGCCAAGTCGCTTCGCACTCTGCTTGAAAAGGACCGCCCACTCATCGTGCACACGAATGACCATCCAGACAGCCTGCTGGGACTGGCCTTGGCGCGGGAACTGGCTGCTGTGCCGTTGCTGACATTGAGGACGCCAGGGATGAGTCAGCGTGACTTTGAAAAGTATCGCTGTGGGGATCACTCGCACATCATCGCTGTTGGCGATGAGCTTTTTCATAAAGTGCATCCTTGGATCTCCGGCCAGCGGCCCCTCACCCTTGTTCATAACGGTGTCACCGCTGAGGAGATTCTCCCACCTCTTGATTGGCCTGCCGGGGAAAAGCTGGCTCGTGTGCTAGTGCTGGGCTCCATCATTCCCCGAAAAGGCTGGCAGGATCTTGTGGAAGCTCTTCTGATTCTGGAATCCAACCTGCCTGCCGGGCCGCTTCCCGAGATTCATTTCCTTGGAGATTTGCTGGGCCAGGATGCTGCTGCCACGCTGGATACGGCCCGGCTGAAACGTTTTGCGGTGTCTTTTCTCGGCGTTGATGAAAATTACCGGGAGCGCCTTCGCCAGTATGCCTTGGCGGTGCATCCTTCGCGGAGTGAAAGTTTCGGCATGGCGGCTCTGGAATGTGTGGCCGCAGGAGTGCCATTACTGGCCGCGACCAGCGGAGTGATCCCGGAATTCATTCCCAACGAAACCTTTCTGTTTCCTCCTCAGCAGTCCGCCGTGCTGGCTGAAAAACTGGCTTTGCTTCTCCAACTGGATCCCCCGGTGATCGCCTCCCAGTTTACTTTCTCAGAGGCTCAACGTACGATCCAAGACCGCTTTGCCACTCCTGGGACGGTCCGCAAACTTCATCAAATCTATACAGGGCTGAAGCCCGCCCATGCATGA
- a CDS encoding glycosyltransferase family 9 protein translates to MNAGAAIVSDKQLGDVLLLQPSAQHLAGVTGKDTALFVRDAFQPLVELMPGCTWGPGIKGSFSQVWTTNWSSRAVWQAFRLRCKRRILIVNKTRHLRWWYRFVFHDVRMEPANAEYWARYTWRVISGQKAEDFIAPRLETPPAEWGHEKCPAGDFILINPTAAWSRKFWGADQWAETMRRLPLNGNSTFVIAGGGSEREKAHCEDIVKHYGMPVLDLCGRTSMKQYLHLLSKARMVLCIDGAASHLAQAFGVPTMTVFGPTHHRKWHWPAPQHRVLAACDFNLTAAGVPNGQLSATEVPVDAFLKEAELVLKTL, encoded by the coding sequence ATGAATGCCGGAGCTGCGATTGTCAGTGATAAACAATTGGGAGATGTCTTGCTGCTGCAGCCGTCAGCACAGCATCTGGCCGGAGTGACTGGAAAAGATACCGCCTTGTTTGTGCGGGATGCGTTTCAGCCATTGGTTGAACTCATGCCCGGATGCACTTGGGGACCCGGAATCAAAGGCAGCTTTTCACAGGTATGGACCACGAATTGGAGCTCCAGGGCGGTCTGGCAGGCATTTCGACTGCGCTGCAAAAGGCGGATCCTCATCGTCAATAAAACCCGGCATCTGCGCTGGTGGTATCGTTTTGTGTTTCATGATGTGAGGATGGAACCAGCCAATGCCGAATACTGGGCACGCTATACCTGGAGGGTCATCAGCGGCCAAAAGGCAGAGGATTTTATAGCGCCGCGTTTAGAGACACCACCTGCAGAGTGGGGCCACGAAAAGTGTCCTGCAGGAGATTTCATCCTCATCAATCCAACGGCAGCCTGGTCCCGGAAATTTTGGGGAGCAGACCAATGGGCAGAAACCATGAGAAGACTGCCGCTGAACGGCAATTCCACCTTTGTCATTGCCGGAGGTGGATCCGAGCGTGAGAAGGCCCATTGCGAAGACATCGTTAAACATTATGGAATGCCGGTCTTGGATCTTTGCGGCAGAACGTCCATGAAGCAGTACCTTCACCTTCTGTCTAAAGCGCGAATGGTGCTATGCATCGACGGCGCTGCATCGCACCTAGCCCAGGCTTTTGGAGTGCCGACAATGACGGTCTTTGGCCCCACTCATCATCGGAAATGGCACTGGCCTGCCCCTCAGCACAGGGTGCTGGCAGCGTGTGATTTCAACCTCACCGCGGCGGGTGTGCCTAACGGGCAGTTATCAGCAACGGAAGTGCCTGTGGATGCCTTTTTGAAAGAGGCGGAACTCGTTCTCAAAACCCTCTGA
- a CDS encoding class I SAM-dependent methyltransferase yields MNKYLRNFLLNSRIPMLAEWGALDLRKKHLKRHAAHQKEVFARLYDNNAEKITVLNGPFKGMRYINEGVWGSITPKWIGSYENELWPVIQEILQKPYRRIIDVGCADGYYAVGFARALPEAEITAYDQDPVSRDQTGRLWELNGRPGCLKLGRWCDHAALQEIGGAGSLVFCDIEGGEMDLLDPARCPALKESDILVEVHKYKNRGNVENADELTARFQNSHSITRILDTVTIPPLSSVESLAGPALEKAVEEGRTNGQIWLWMVAGK; encoded by the coding sequence ATGAATAAATACCTTCGCAACTTTCTATTGAATTCCCGCATCCCGATGTTGGCTGAATGGGGCGCACTTGATTTAAGGAAGAAGCATTTGAAACGCCATGCCGCCCATCAAAAGGAGGTGTTTGCCCGTCTATACGACAACAATGCAGAGAAGATAACGGTGCTGAACGGGCCTTTTAAAGGCATGCGTTACATCAATGAAGGCGTATGGGGCTCCATCACTCCGAAGTGGATCGGCTCCTACGAAAATGAGCTTTGGCCTGTGATTCAAGAGATCCTTCAAAAGCCTTATCGGCGTATCATCGATGTGGGATGTGCCGATGGCTACTATGCGGTCGGATTCGCTCGTGCTCTTCCTGAAGCAGAAATTACTGCTTATGATCAAGATCCCGTTTCCCGGGACCAGACAGGTCGTCTCTGGGAGCTCAATGGTCGCCCTGGGTGTTTAAAATTGGGACGCTGGTGTGATCACGCTGCGCTTCAGGAAATAGGCGGTGCAGGCAGTCTTGTCTTTTGTGACATTGAGGGTGGGGAAATGGATCTGCTAGACCCCGCTCGATGCCCGGCGTTGAAGGAATCAGACATCCTGGTCGAAGTGCATAAGTATAAAAATCGTGGGAATGTCGAAAATGCGGATGAACTGACCGCGCGCTTTCAAAATAGTCACTCCATCACCCGAATCTTGGATACGGTTACAATTCCTCCGCTCAGTTCCGTAGAGTCTCTGGCCGGGCCAGCACTGGAGAAGGCCGTCGAAGAAGGCCGTACTAACGGTCAGATCTGGCTATGGATGGTAGCAGGCAAATAG
- a CDS encoding AAC(3) family N-acetyltransferase → MISKTHYTNKDISEGLAQLGIGSSDTVYLTGDFGNLGFHESKTKLGTLQGFHESLASVIGETGTMIVPTHSFSLCNTDIPFDLENTPSQRGAFTDYVRKLPGAVRQFHPFGSLTAWGKQAESVTGNTSRHAYGPNTPYERLLACDAWGLSVAMPPQLTCSIVHHMEMTMAVPYRYTKEFLHPVVRDGKISIEPFYLFVTYLEADLERDRNEKFFQHPLMQEHVRKVQVGMNHLYAYRMRTFEQAVRDSMTKDIYAWLRRPPVQRPYQR, encoded by the coding sequence ATGATCAGCAAAACTCACTACACGAACAAGGACATTTCCGAAGGTCTGGCACAGCTCGGAATAGGTTCTAGTGACACCGTTTATCTCACTGGAGATTTTGGCAATTTAGGCTTTCACGAATCAAAGACTAAACTGGGCACTTTACAGGGTTTTCATGAATCACTCGCTTCAGTGATTGGAGAAACGGGCACAATGATAGTGCCCACGCACTCCTTTTCCCTGTGCAACACGGACATCCCTTTCGATCTTGAAAATACCCCGAGCCAGCGGGGAGCGTTTACGGATTATGTGCGCAAGCTGCCCGGAGCTGTCCGTCAATTTCACCCGTTTGGTTCATTAACTGCATGGGGAAAACAAGCGGAGAGCGTTACCGGAAATACCAGCCGCCATGCATATGGCCCCAACACCCCCTATGAACGCCTGCTTGCGTGTGATGCCTGGGGTCTCAGTGTGGCCATGCCCCCGCAACTTACCTGTAGCATCGTCCATCACATGGAAATGACCATGGCGGTGCCGTATCGATATACAAAGGAGTTTCTGCATCCGGTCGTCAGAGACGGAAAGATATCCATTGAGCCCTTCTACCTCTTTGTGACTTACCTGGAAGCTGATCTGGAACGGGACCGTAATGAAAAATTCTTTCAGCATCCTTTAATGCAAGAACACGTCCGCAAAGTGCAAGTCGGAATGAATCATCTGTACGCCTATCGCATGCGAACCTTTGAGCAGGCCGTGCGTGACAGCATGACAAAAGATATTTACGCATGGCTGCGCCGTCCCCCGGTGCAGCGTCCTTATCAGCGCTGA